GAATCAAATATCTGAGTAAAGAATATCAAGTACAttggagagaaaaagaaagaatacAGAAAGTAATTAATAAAGAGAAGGAACTAGAAAAAGATTTTctgaagagagaaaaagaatgGATCGAATTGGAagagcaaataaaaaatgacacctATAAAGAATGGAACAAATTAcagcagataaaaaaaaaagatattgcTAAGTTGATTGAGTTTGACTTAAAGGGGGAACAGGAGAATGCTAATCTGTCTACGtcgaagaaaagggaaatgagGAActcgaagaggaagaaggaaaaggagctGGATGATTTGGATCGCCTTAACGAGATGAGGGAGGCGGAGGAGGCGAAGAGCAGGAAGGAACAGGTGGAGCGAGACAGGGCAGAGGCGGCGAGGGAAGTCGACAGAGAAGTAGACAGAGAAGGTGCCGCAGAAGCCGCCAAAGAAGCCGCGAAAAACGCcccgcaggggggggagaaccAAGCCGAGAAGAAGAAGTCGGACCAACTTCCTGAAGACGCAACCGGGAAGGCAAACAACCAACAAGAGAGCAAAGATAGTGCTAGTGTGTCTAAGCCTAAGagcagtttttttatgaatgccTTGTCCTTCGTTTTTGACAGGAGCAGTGAGGGTAAGGTAGAGGAGAAAGGGGACGAGCCGCTGGCTGGTGAGGcagcggggggggaggccaATGGGACggcaaatgaaaaagggggggcgaAGAGAGGACGCGCTACCGCTAAGGAGGCAATGGCCGAGGCAGTGGACAACGACAATGCAGAAGAGGACAATGCGGAAAAGGGCAGTGCAGACAACGATCATGTGGACAAGGCCAGCGTGGATAAGACTTATGAGGAAAACGACCATGTGGAGAACTGCGCCGGGGAAGAGGCGGAGGACAGACCCCCCGTGGAGACGCGGACGAGCAAGCGAAAACCCCCGCCGCAGAACCGATCAACATAAAGGtgaacgagaaaaaaaaaaaaaatacagactCGGAGAGCGTGAGTAGAGTGTCCACCAGGAGAACCCTACAAAATGTGTTTAACACGAACGATGAGGATGAAATGTGCacaaggaaaaaggggagacgTGCAAAGTTGGGTGGAAAAGGTAAAGACGCggaagagggggaagaaggagaagaaggagaagcagccgCGGCAGCCGCAGATGTCGCAGATGCCGCGGAAGCAGGGGAAAGCGCCCTAACCATAGACGTGATAGAAAactcgaaaaaaattctggaGATGGTTCCCTCCAGCGAAGAGGAGATATTTAACTTCCCCATAGACTGGAAGGTCCTAAatcaaaagggaaatataaTTACAAAGTTGAAGCCatggatatataaaaaaataatcgagTACATAGGCTCCgaggagaaagaaataaCAGGGCAAATCAGCAACTACTTTGTGGATCAAATTTTGAAGGAGACAGCTCCAAAGGAGATGCTCGTTGAGgctgaaaaatttttagatGCAGATGGGAAGAAATTCATTTTGAATATGTACAGGCTTATTATTTTCGAGCAACTCAAGGTGACGAACACGAACGCTATGTGAATAGGGGAGCAGGGGTGTGTGGACAATCCCGCAGCCTCAGGAAGAGAAGTGTTTTCCCAAGGGGGGTGTAGGTGGGGGGTCTCAGCCCCTCCTTGTTAAGACGTCTGTGTGAAGTCTCcttatttttgcttcacatacgattgttatttttctcgTCTTTCactttctgtttctttttttgttaactctGTCGAAGGGGCCCCCGCGTGGCTTCTGCCCCGCGCCGCTGTTGCCCCGTATGGCTTCTGCCCTGCGCCGCTGTTGCCCCCGTATGGCTTCTGCCCCGCGCCCGCGAGGGAGCTCACCACAACTCGCaacaaacaaatttaaacCCATTGTTTTGGATGATCACTCATTTTGTCGGCTCACTAACGGGTccgcatatgtatacatatctGTGTATATATAGCATACCCATAAGGGAGGGGGTTGTATGCACCCTTTGGAGGGCCAACTTGGCCCAACTGACGTTTTCTCTTCCACCGCACCTTTTTCAAACATGTGGAGCTCTTTACCGCGCGAatgaaattacttttttggGACGAGGGGGAGAGAAAGAGGGTTGGCCATGAATAAGCCTCATTTTCCCATGAGCTTTTCTTGTAAGGAGTAACCTCGCCGTGAGGCTTACTCTCGATAAGATGCGCCTGCCCCAATTTAACTGAAGCGGcaagcatatgtacatgcgaGGTTGTAAAGTTACCTCCCCCGCATGCACGTACTACTATGTATGCACAGCCCgtaagaggaaaaaaagagactcctccttctcttttCTACTCCACTCcactcttcctttttttttttttttttttttcgtacacGCGGAAAAAACGTCCGCATGGAGAAGCGGGAAAAATTGGCTACATCGATCTAAgcagttttgcaaaaatgaacctTCGAATGGATCAACATATCTCATTGCGCAAATTTCTCACTCCACGGATGGCACGTAGGTAAAGCAGGCCCGCGCGCAGGAAATAATGcattcctcctccccctgggTGAAGTCCCTCCGTTGGAGCAGCGATTAATATATGTAGGAAATACacctacatatatgtatgcatttttttgtatgtatgtattggGGGGCTCCTAGTGGGTCACCTCCAAGGAGCGATTGCTGAGAGAACCCCCCCCCGGCTGAAGTGCTCGCGGTGAGGGTATTAATCTGTGTGGGGTGGAAGGACAGGCCAGAAACCACGTCAAGGGAAAAGATGAATACCAAAAATGTCACgagggaggaaaagaagaaagagaaggAGCTGAACGAGGCCAGGAAGGCCGGTAAGTGCCCGTGGCACGCCAAGCGCATGAGCGTATATGTTTGCGTGGGTGCATATCTGTGCCATGTTTTCATGTCCACGTCTATGCTTCTATGCTTCGATGCTTCTATGCTTCGGTGCTTCTCCACTTCCCCACTTCCACTTCCCCACTTCCACTTCCCCATTTCCACTTCCACTTCCCCATTTCCACTTCCACTTCCCCACTTCCACTCCCCCCTTCGCGCAGGCAAAATCGAAGCCCTGAAGGACGAAGAGGGGAACGACATAAACCCCCACATGCCCCAGTACATCATAAAAGCCCCGTGGTATCTGAACCAGACCAAACCAGGTAACGCAGGAGATGACAGCCGTGCGTGGAACGCGCATCCCGGTGTAGGAAAGAGGAAGAGAGATTGAGAGGGACAGAGAAAGGTTAATAAGAAGTAGGATAGGTTGAGAGGGAGAGAGAAAGGTTAATAGGGCGAAAAAAAGCTTAATAGGGCGTAGGGCGAAAAAAAGCTTAATAGGCGTAGGGCCAGTTTGAGATGGCGCACGCCATGGGAGGCCGGCCCAACCGATTGAACCCCCCTCCCTTTCCCCACAGGACTGAAACACCAACGGTACAAGGGCACCGACAAGGTGAAAATAGAAgaggaaagaaacaaaaggGTGTATGTGAAGAATCTGAAGCATGTGTCCgatttttgtaaaaactgCGGAAGTGCAACACACAAGGAGAAGGACTGCCTTGAGAgaacgaggaagaagaagcttaACTTTGCCAAGAGAGACGACGAGGAAGACTATGTGTGCCTGACGCAGGATCTGGGTTACGACGGGAATAGGGACAGGTGGGTGGGTTACAATGCGGATAACTTTGAACATGTGTACAAGGAATATGAGAAGAtcgtggaggagaaaaagaagaggaaggcgGAGGAGCTGAAGCAGAAGTACGAGAGGAAGGCCACgacggggaagaagcggcgcGGAGAGGAAGCAGGTGGAGGGGATGGCAGGAATGAAGCAGGTGGAGGGGAGGCTAATGACCAATCTGGCAGCGACAGCGAGAACGAGGAAGATGACGCGGGCTTGGAGGACGACGCGGACTTGGAGGATGACGCGCCCAAGGCCGCCAGCGGGGCGAATGACCCACAAAAGAGCAACGCGAAGGGAAGCGAAAAACACAGAAATGTCGCGAGAAATTTAAGAATCAGAGAAGATACAGCCAAGTATCTCTACAACCTAAGCTTGAATTCAGCTTTCTACGATCCGAAAAGTAGAAGCATGAGAGAAGATCCATTTGCAACCACAAGAAAAAATCTCCCAGAAGACAGCAACCATtataaaggagaaaattattacaataATACAGATGAAGCAATagaatcaaaaaaattagaaatatttGCATGGGAAACctacaaaaggggagaaaacgTGCACTTTAATGCACAGCCTACTCAACTTGAATTGCTGTATAGGGAGTTtttagctaaaaaaaaaaaattgattaaaaaaaaagaagaacatattttaaaaacgtacAAGTGTGAAAATGTTGTGTGTAAGGATGGAGCTTTAGGGGAGGAACTCAGTCAGTCGGAGATCTACACAGAATATAAACCGGTGGATCAAATCGATCCCAAGgtgaaaaggataaaaattttgagtaGGTACGAGGAGGATGTTCACCTCTTTGAGCACTCCTCCGTCTTTGGCAGTTACTAtgacagggaaaaaaagaaatggggGTACCGGTGTTGCCGCTCCACGAATAAGTTTGAGAAGTGTTTCTCCTCCTGACTAGCCGTGACACTCACATTAGGAGAAAGGGAGTGTAAATTGAGTAGTTCTGTTAAGGTGCGCCCAGCACAAATTGGCAGCTTAAAGTGAACGGGTTTATTCTGccatcttttttgtttccccccgttttgtttttcattcctttttttttgcctttttatttgctttttttttgcctttttatttgcNNNNNNNNNNccctttcccttttttgcctcccttttttgcctctcctttttgcctctcctttttgccgctctttttttgtctcgTGTGCGCCCCATTCGCAGGCCGCCTTGCCCCAGTCAACCCCCCACAATTTGTACCAACCTTGTTCGAAGGTGCACTTGCGCAGCGCACCTGGATGGGTGGCTACTTGCCCGTACTGCACATATGGGCCACCTCTCCGCTGTGGTGAGTCGGTCATGCACCCCCAATTTGAAGCTCGCGGGTACTCGTCATGACGTGCCATTCGTGTACATGGTGCAAAGCGGGCAATATCATATCACACCACAGGTGGGGAGACCATCCTTGGGTGATTCACTGAAGGATGCCCTACTGAAGGTCGCCCTACTCCTGGTCACTTCACCCGTGATCGCTTCACGTTTCACCCCTAATCAGTTCACCCCCAATCAGTTCACCCCTAATCAGTTCACCCCCAATCAGCTCACCCCCAATCAGCTCACCCCCAATCAGCTCACCCCCAATCAGCTCACCCCCAATCAGCTCACCCCCAATCAGCTCACCCCCAATCAGCTCACCCCCAATCAGCTCACCCCCAATCATTTCACCGCAAGGGGGTGAGTGGCCGGCAGAGCCATGAAGGCATTCTCCCCGCGGCTGcgattaattttaaaagtgttCCAATTCTCCCGTTCCCGTCTTTTGTTTAGCTTTTGCTTCCTCCTGTTTTCTTCATCGAGAGCATAGATGAGCATCCTTCTGTATATTTCTGCACGCACTAGTCTAGTCCTTTTCCTTGTGTATTGTGCGTAGACTCCCCCAAAAATGTACGACGAGAGATTGCTTTCGATTCTTCTGCGcatgtactttttcttcaatttagCTAGCCGTCTTCTAATTTTGGGTTCTAAGGACCTAATGCCGGGCTTGTGCTGCCCCCTTGGTCTCTCATACTTGCCCCGGAAGTTATACTGCCACATGTACCGGTAGTCTCTCGTAATGGGCTTGTTgatttgataatattttttggccTTCTCCTCATTCATGTTATGGAGActcttcacaatttttacataaagaaTTCTGGGGGAGTAAAACGGGATGAGTTGCTCCACTCCGACCCCGTCAAAGATGTTCTTCACGATGAAGGAGGAGTCCAGCCGTTTCTTGCGTATCTCCACGCAGTAGCCTAGGGGTGGTGAGGCGGTGTAGCGAAGCAAAGGGGTGGTGGAACGCGTCGCAGCGAAGCATAGAGGTGATGGAACGCGTCGCAGCGAAGCAAAGTGCTGAGGGAACGCGTCGCAGCGAAGCGGTGTGGTGTGCCGCCATTTCGACGTGCTCACCCTGAAAAATGGCGAAGGTCTGCTGAGACCTAGACAACTCGTATTTGACCTCCACTAAATCCCCCGCGTGGATCTTtggcattttaaaatttcgcagcttcttcattttgttcatttcctGCAGATGCAAGTTGTGCATGAGCTGTCTGCCAAAAAAATCGTGCATGTAGTTTTTGTAGTAGGGGATAGTTTTCGCCCTTCTCTTttcctgttcattttttttcgccacgttttcttcttcttggtCGATGCAGTCGACGTTCGGCCAGTTCCTGGCCGTGTACTCGTTCCCGATGTTGTAGCATTTGAACTTGCTCAGGCTCGTGATAACCTTGGTCCGGATGTACCTCTTTATCTGcgaggaagggggggaatggCGGCGGAGCTGTTCAGTTTATCGTGTTAGAGGTAGTGGGTAGATATCCCTGGTGGGGGGGAGTTATCCCTGGTGGGGAGTAGCTATCCCTGGTGGGGAGTACTTATCCCTGCTGGGTAGTTCGCGTCTCCACGGGGGCGGTTGCTCTTCCGGAGATGCCCCCTGAGCGTACCCCACCGAAGGCTGTTCTCTCACCATTTAACGGAGGGGcgaaatagcaaaatggggaaacgaaaaagcAGAAGTAGGAAAGGAGCaattgttaaaaaggt
The window above is part of the Plasmodium cynomolgi strain B DNA, chromosome 11, whole genome shotgun sequence genome. Proteins encoded here:
- a CDS encoding hypothetical protein (putative); amino-acid sequence: MDLLTREGIPNGHLMHHGEVPQKGRKGQRHHGDPRNNPNHSSDEFDETEKGHPHGMKNNQPTPNNEIDRNTDTQLANEETEGRIKYLSKEYQVHWREKERIQKVINKEKELEKDFLKREKEWIELEEQIKNDTYKEWNKLQQIKKKDIAKLIEFDLKGEQENANLSTSKKREMRNSKRKKEKELDDLDRLNEMREAEEAKSRKEQVERDRAEAAREVDREVDREGAAEAAKEAAKNAPQGGENQAEKKKSDQLPEDATGKANNQQESKDSASVSKPKSSFFMNALSFVFDRSSEGKVEEKGDEPLAGEAAGGEANGTANEKGGAKRGRATAKEAMAEAVDNDNAEEDNAEKGSADNDHVDKASVDKTYEENDHVNEKKKKNTDSESVSRVSTRRTLQNVFNTNDEDEMCTRKKGRRAKLGGKGKDAEEGEEGEEGEAAAAAADVADAAEAGESALTIDVIENSKKILEMVPSSEEEIFNFPIDWKVLNQKGNIITKLKPWIYKKIIEYIGSEEKEITGQISNYFVDQILKETAPKEMLVEAEKFLDADGKKFILNMYRLIIFEQLKVTNTNAM
- a CDS encoding step II splicing factor (putative) — encoded protein: MNTKNVTREEKKKEKELNEARKAGKIEALKDEEGNDINPHMPQYIIKAPWYLNQTKPGLKHQRYKGTDKVKIEEERNKRVYVKNLKHVSDFCKNCGSATHKEKDCLERTRKKKLNFAKRDDEEDYVCLTQDLGYDGNRDRWVGYNADNFEHVYKEYEKIVEEKKKRKAEELKQKYERKATTGKKRRGEEAGGGDGRNEAGGGEANDQSGSDSENEEDDAGLEDDADLEDDAPKAASGANDPQKSNAKGSEKHRNVARNLRIREDTAKYLYNLSLNSAFYDPKSRSMREDPFATTRKNLPEDSNHYKGENYYNNTDEAIESKKLEIFAWETYKRGENVHFNAQPTQLELLYREFLAKKKKLIKKKEEHILKTYKCENVVCKDGALGEELSQSEIYTEYKPVDQIDPKVKRIKILSRYEEDVHLFEHSSVFGSYYDREKKKWGYR
- a CDS encoding 50S ribosomal protein L19 (putative) produces the protein MIKRYIRTKVITSLSKFKCYNIGNEYTARNWPNVDCIDQEEENVAKKNEQEKRRAKTIPYYKNYMHDFFGRQLMHNLHLQEMNKMKKLRNFKMPKIHAGDLVEVKYELSRSQQTFAIFQGYCVEIRKKRLDSSFIVKNIFDGVGVEQLIPFYSPRILYVKIVKSLHNMNEEKAKKYYQINKPITRDYRYMWQYNFRGKYERPRGQHKPGIRSLEPKIRRRLAKLKKKYMRRRIESNLSSYIFGGVYAQYTRKRTRLVRAEIYRRMLIYALDEENRRKQKLNKRRERENWNTFKINRSRGENAFMALPATHPLAVK